The genomic DNA TTGTTCTATAAAATCCGAGTCTATAGAGGTTTCTGATCATGGTGAGAAGATCACTGCAGGTCCTTCCACAGGAGCTAAAAAATGCCAAAAAATGGTTGGGAAACGAAAATCCAGTAGCGGGTCTAAGAAATGGAGGTCCAGATGTTCATTGAACTTTGAGTCCATGGATGATTCTGATGATGGTGAGGAGGCCGCTGCAGCTCCCTCTAGAGGAGCTAAACGCGAAAAAAAGGTTGGGAAACGAAAATCCTGTGAAGGGTCTAAGAAATGGAGGTCAAATTGTTCAATGGACTCTGAGTCCATAAATGATTCTGATGATGGTGAGGGGGCCACTGCAGGTCCCTCTAGAGGAGCTAAACACGAAAAAAAGGTTGGGAAACGAAAATCCTCTGGAGGGTCTAGGAAACGGAGGTCTGGTTGTTCAATGGATTCTGAGTCTATAGATGTGTCTGATGGTGGTGAAGGTCCCAGTGTTGAAATCATTGGTGAAGATTCATGTGGAGAAAATGATAACGATCAAATGGGTTCTATTGATGTACAAAGTGCAGGATCGAAGAATGGAAAAACATCTGAATTTGGGGAGAAAACTGAGAAATGTGGTCCACTTGATTTGGAGGATAGTGATTCTGATGTGGTGTATTTAGGTGAAGAAGGAgttggagaaggaggaggaggtttTGTTTCTGATAGCTCATATGAAACAGATACCCTCCTGTCTAGTGAAGAGGAAAGCGCTCATTCGGATGATGAGGATTATGACCCAGAAGAGTCAGAAAGTTCTGAGTTTTTTGAGGAGTCGAGTTCTTCTGGCAGAGACAGCCAACAGAGCGATGAACATGATGTTGAGGTGAATATCCAAAGAATTGATAAAGGGGATGCTAAGGCGAAGAAACTGGAGAATGTAAATGAAAGGGAGCAAAAAAAGGGAAGCAGGAAAGCCAGAAAGCGGGAAAGTGTAGAGGATAATGTTGAGGTGATGAAGGTACATAATATTGATGGAAGGGAGGTTAAAAAGGGAAGTCGCAAAGAGGGAAAGGGAAAAAGTGTTAAGGGTGGTGCTGAGGTGAAGAAGTGGCAGCATGTTGGGAAACAGGAGAATAAAGGGCATATGGAGAAGCTGACTAACAGACAGTCCATGTGGGAAACCAAACACTGCAATGTTTTAAATGTTCTTGTGGATTCCATCTATGAGAAGGAAGAAATGCTACAGGAAGGGTCAGATACACTCGGGAATGAAGCTTTGAAAGATGAAAGAAATCCACCAGTAGCTCAAGTTACCACTCTTCCACTGAAGTTTACTTTTGGATCTACATCTATGCAGCCAAGTGTACCAAAGAAGCAAGAAATGGATccagaagaaaaagaactttGGGATTACCTTGACTTTGATCTCAAATCTTGTGAAATTGGTTCCACTGAATCACATGAGGTGGTTGGCATAAACGCATTGTTCCCATTCTGATAGTCGTTAGTGTTGTATAACCTAGTAGTGCGCATTTTCGCTTTAGGCGTTTAACAATCATTATTAGTTGTTAAATTTATTCAATGATCTGATCAGTTTCTTCTACATGCATAGCTGAGTcattatttgtttagttttgattGTAAGTGAATGTTTTTGATTGGCAGGTTGAGAATCAAGATCCACTCCCCACTGTTTGTGAAGAGAATGCAGCTGCCCTTTGTAAGCGAGGGATTCATCAGCTTATGCTTGATGAAGAGATTGGAAGCAGATGCAGATTTTGCTCTTACTTAGATCAGGAGATCAAGTATATTGTACCAGAATTTGTAAGTTTATGCATGTCCCTTTTAGTTAAGTCCTTTGTTTTTTATCATGTCCTGTAAAACTTAGATTATAGTTAATTCTTATGGTAATGCTGAATATAGAGCGTCATGTATTGTTTGCAAAATTCTTTAGTTTGCATCCTTTGTTGGCAATTTTATTCATATATGTTTTTGAGAATAGAGCAAGGGATTGCTTACTTAGGCGggattttatttatcttttggtTGGAGGGATTTGGAATGAAACTATGCTGTGTTTTATAACCGGAAAAAACTACACTAGGTATCTGTTCCTTCTACTGTAACTTGAGTTGGCTCTTAGAGCAAACTGACAATGCAAGTTGTTGATCCAATTGTTGTCCTTTTGttgttatttgttttcattagatttttgttgttttttagtTTACTTGGGTACTCAAAGCTTTTGGTCTTTAACTTGACAGTGCTTTATGTTTGGGTATACctaacttgaaatttttttctttctttagaaCTAGGATTATTATTGATCTCATTGCTGATGCATTCATACTTCTAGAAGCTGCAACTTGTTGGTTTTAGTCAttcaaattttcaagttagttaaaaaaatattattggaaTGTTTCTGGCCAATGCGATatgtttttaaagaatttgTTGACTCTAATCAAGGATACGCTTTGAATGATTTAACATGTAGGGTTTAATTTTCAGTTCGTGATTATTTTCCTTGTCTGCTTTCTTGTACTGCATGCTTTTCAACATAGTTATCATGATTTGGCATTTCAGATATGTGATTGTTCCCTTGGTTATGCGCATTCCAGGTTAAGTACCCTTGCGAAAGATTTGGTGCAAGAGTCTCTGAACCAGACAACCTGTCTATCTTTGATGAGCTTCAATCTCTTGACTATGGTGATCCCCATTCTGGCTGCAGTTCTCACGTTCATGCTGAAGGCACAGTGTGGGACTTCATTCCAGGTGTTAAAAGCAGTATGTATTCTCATCAGCGTGAAGGCTTTGAATTCATCTGGAATCATATAGCTGGTGGAATACATGTTGAGGAGCTGAAAAGAAGAAGCAGTGATTATTCTGGGAATGGATGCATAATTTCACACGCTCCTGGAACTGGAAAGACACGGCTAACCATTGTCTTTCTCCAGACATACCTGAAGTTGTTTCCAAAGTGCAGGCCACTTTTGATAGCTCCTCGCAGCATGCTGCTAACTTGGGAAGAGGAGTTCAAAAAATGGGAGTTTGACATTCCTTTTCACAATCTAAACAACACGGAGTTATCTGGTGAAGAAAACGAAGCAGCTGTTGATTTGATGATGAAAATTGATGGCCCGAAAAGCATAAACAGAGTAAACAACAGCAGAATGTTGAAGCTGTATTCCTGGGCCAAGGAAAGAAGCATCCTGGGAATCAGTTATCACTTGTTTGAGAAGCTTTCTGGGGCAGATCATTCTGGAGCCGAGAAAAAAGGCCTAGCTGAGGTAATGAGGGATATCCTTGTTGAGTTTCCTGGTCTTGTAGTATTTGATGAAGGCCACACTCCTCGGAATAACAAAAGTCATATTTGGAAGGCTTTATCagaaatcaaaactaaaaagcGGATTCTTCTGTCCGGAACTCCTTTCCAGAATAATTTTCAGGAGCTCTTTAATACAATCTGCGTGGTGAGGCCTATGTTTGCAGCTTCAATCGACTCTGCTAAATTCACTGGAGATTTTCTCAGATCCCGAGCCCGAAAAAGCAACGTAGAGAAGTGGCAGTGGACTTCTGTGGCCAATTGTAGTGAAAAAGTTGCTGATGAAAAAGAACAACATGCTACAGAGGTCAAAGAAAAGATTGCCCCGTTCGTCAATGTCTACAAGGGTTCTGTACTGCAAGATAGTCTTCCTGGGTTAAGGAACTCCGTTGTTGTTTTACACCCGATGCAGCTACAGAAAAAGTTTCATCAGAGAATTCAAGGTGTAAAGGAACAATTTCAATATGAACACTTGGAAGCTATAAATTCCATTCATCCTTCCCTCTTGCTTCACGAAGATGCATTTTCTGGTGATTGGGATAGGTTAAAAGAACTGAAATTGAATCCTGATGCTGGAGTGAAGACAAAATTTTTGATGGAACTCATTCGTCTCAGTGATGCTTTGAATGAGAGGGTTCTTGTTTTCTGTCAGTATATTAGTCCATTAACTCTTGCAAGGGATCTTCTGAGATCTCAGTTTCACTGGAGTGAAGGGGAAGAAGTGCTCTATATGGATGGAAAATGTGATATGAAGCAGCGTCAGTCTtcgatgaaaattttcaatgacCCATCCAGTAAAGCAAAGGTTTTACTAGCTTCAACTAAAGGATGCTGCGAAGGCATAAGCCTAATCGGAGCTTCAAGGGTTGTGTTGCTCGATGTCACTTGGAATCCATCGGTGGAGAGGCAAGCAATATCCCGTGCCTACAGGCTGGGGCAGAAAAAAATTGTCTATGTGTACCACCTCCTCATGGATGGAACGAATGAAGAGCACAAATACCGGCGGCAAGTGGACAAGAGCCGTTTGTCTGAGCTGGTATTTTCTGATTCGGACAGGAATGATTCTCTCGAGAAGAAAATCCAAGCCGTTTCTGAGGATAAGATTTTGGAGGAGATGGCTCAACATGAGAAACTGAAACACATATTCGAGAGCATAGCTTTGCTGCATGAAGACATATATTTTGAGCAGCTAGGCCTTTCAACTTTTGGTTAAACCATAGCGGCTGTTTCCCACTTAAGTTTATACagggattttgattttattcaatATCTGATCTAGGTGTAAAGAAGAAAGGCATAGATAGATGATGATGCACATGAATTCTCTCTTAGTGAGAATTAGCAAAACTTTTGTGACAATGTTTTGGAAATTGAGAATGTATGTGATGCAGATTGCAGAAACTAGTTGTTGAGTCCTGACAGACAATATAAAGTTTTTTGGCATATTTGTCATGAAGATATCATAGGAtattttttcttgaataacttttgtttttggtcagaGCTTTTTGTTGCATATGTGAAACTCAAGTTCTTGAATCCTAACTCTAATTGCTGTTTGGTATAATTTTTTCTGTTGCCGACTAGAAGGATGCAGAAGCTGTCCTGGGAAATATGGTAAGTTCCATTTAGTGACCTCTCAATGCTTTTATTCTTCTGCACCATGCTCTCTATTAGCTATGAAATTTAGtcgtttttatatttattttaattgctTGTCAAATGGCCATGTAATATCAGTGTGAAATTTATT from Pyrus communis chromosome 17, drPyrComm1.1, whole genome shotgun sequence includes the following:
- the LOC137721814 gene encoding SNF2 domain-containing protein CLASSY 4-like, encoding MDYSLPVAKRTRRGQELYWKEFYENWKKNRTGDKASVSHPERYVKEKNAQRQKSIHGSKKLSPGSSAEHVYVHDSDESEEEARAYASLDVSDEAEEANAKPPTRSKHNKRLGKRNSSNGSKKCMSRCSIKSESIEVSDHGEKITAGPSTGAKKCQKMVGKRKSSSGSKKWRSRCSLNFESMDDSDDGEEAAAAPSRGAKREKKVGKRKSCEGSKKWRSNCSMDSESINDSDDGEGATAGPSRGAKHEKKVGKRKSSGGSRKRRSGCSMDSESIDVSDGGEGPSVEIIGEDSCGENDNDQMGSIDVQSAGSKNGKTSEFGEKTEKCGPLDLEDSDSDVVYLGEEGVGEGGGGFVSDSSYETDTLLSSEEESAHSDDEDYDPEESESSEFFEESSSSGRDSQQSDEHDVEVNIQRIDKGDAKAKKLENVNEREQKKGSRKARKRESVEDNVEVMKVHNIDGREVKKGSRKEGKGKSVKGGAEVKKWQHVGKQENKGHMEKLTNRQSMWETKHCNVLNVLVDSIYEKEEMLQEGSDTLGNEALKDERNPPVAQVTTLPLKFTFGSTSMQPSVPKKQEMDPEEKELWDYLDFDLKSCEIGSTESHEVENQDPLPTVCEENAAALCKRGIHQLMLDEEIGSRCRFCSYLDQEIKYIVPEFVKYPCERFGARVSEPDNLSIFDELQSLDYGDPHSGCSSHVHAEGTVWDFIPGVKSSMYSHQREGFEFIWNHIAGGIHVEELKRRSSDYSGNGCIISHAPGTGKTRLTIVFLQTYLKLFPKCRPLLIAPRSMLLTWEEEFKKWEFDIPFHNLNNTELSGEENEAAVDLMMKIDGPKSINRVNNSRMLKLYSWAKERSILGISYHLFEKLSGADHSGAEKKGLAEVMRDILVEFPGLVVFDEGHTPRNNKSHIWKALSEIKTKKRILLSGTPFQNNFQELFNTICVVRPMFAASIDSAKFTGDFLRSRARKSNVEKWQWTSVANCSEKVADEKEQHATEVKEKIAPFVNVYKGSVLQDSLPGLRNSVVVLHPMQLQKKFHQRIQGVKEQFQYEHLEAINSIHPSLLLHEDAFSGDWDRLKELKLNPDAGVKTKFLMELIRLSDALNERVLVFCQYISPLTLARDLLRSQFHWSEGEEVLYMDGKCDMKQRQSSMKIFNDPSSKAKVLLASTKGCCEGISLIGASRVVLLDVTWNPSVERQAISRAYRLGQKKIVYVYHLLMDGTNEEHKYRRQVDKSRLSELVFSDSDRNDSLEKKIQAVSEDKILEEMAQHEKLKHIFESIALLHEDIYFEQLGLSTFG